In Lentimicrobium sp. L6, the genomic window GGGAAAAAACCCATCAATATACTCAACAAGCTTTAAATCTTAATCCAAACCTGTCAGGAGTTCATTATCAGCTTGCCAATCAAGCTTTCTTTATAGAATGTGATTATAATAAATCGCTGCAGGAAATGAAGAAAGCTATTAAGATAAACCCCAATAACGCCGAGGCTCAACAGTTCATGTCTTTTCTTTATATTATTGCTGGAGAAAGAACAAAATCAAAAAAGCATTTAGATATTGCTAAAGCTCTCAATCCCTTATCGGAAGAAACTCAATTCTTCAATGCCTATTATCATTATATGATTGGGGACTTTGAAAAAGCGGCAGTTCTTCTTGACAAATGTATTAAAGCCAATGACAAGAATATTCCAGCCTATTCAGTAAAAGCACTCTGCTTACTCAAATTAGGTCTTTATGATGAAGTCATTAACTATTATGACCAAGTTCCTTCAGAAGTGATTGTTCTTGGTGAAAAAACTGGAGCCATAGCATTGGCTTATGCTTTGAAAAATGAGGAGGGTAAAACTCAAGAATATCAACATCTATTGGAGGAACAGGCTAAAGGAATTAATGGTTTTACAGCTGATTCTTTCCTCTTTATGTTATATGTGGTTTTAGGCAATCTCAATAAAGCATTTGATTGGATAGATGATGCCATCAAGAACAAATCATCATTGCTCTTGCTCCGTTTTGCAGATCCATTATTGGTAGCTCATAAAGATGATCCTCGGTATTTAGCTTATAAAAATATCATTTTCAAAGTTGAAAACAGCCCGAGAGCTGGTTCAGCAAAAAGGGCTTTATTAGACCCAGATACATCTGAACGATATCGAGAATTAGTGAATGATTATATAAAAGAGCATCAACCCTATTTAGACTCCTCTCTTTCGCTTCGTTCATTTGCTAAACAGATTAAAATCCATCCCAATCAGCTCTCTTGGTTACTCAACGAAAACTTTGGGAAAAATTTCAATGAGTATATCAATCACTATCGAATAGAGACTTTTAAGTCTTTGGCTAAGAATCCTCAAAATTCCAATATCACCATTATGGGATTGGCTTATGATAGCGGATTTAATTCAAAAACTGTTTTTAATACCTATTTTAAGAAGGAGACTGGTTTAACGCCCAAGCAATTTATCAATCAATAGAATATTGACAATATCATTTTGAGGACTAAACTCCTGAAAATAGGAAGGTTAAAAGACTCATTCCACTTCAATATATGAACAAGTACCGTATCATATATGAATAAGTTCGGAATTATAATCTAGAACAATCAACTAAGATGCTTACTCTACTTTTGCCAACAGAAAACAAGAAATAATACAGACTATGAAAGCAATAGAATATAATAAATATGGAGCTCCTGAAGTTCTTCAAATGATAGAAGTAGAAAAACCAAGTCCCAAGGCAAATGAGGTTTTAGTAAAGATTCACGCTACTACTGTAACAGCAACAGAATGCAATTTCAGGACAGGGAAACCCTATATGACCAGATTATTTACTGGTTTTTCAAAACCTAAACTAAAACGATTGGGAGAAGAATTCTCTGGTGAAATTATAGAAATAGGAAATGCGGTGAGTCAATTTAAGGTTGGTGATTTGGTATTTGGTACCGCTGGTCCAGAGTTCGGAGCCAATGCCGAATACCTATGCATTCTGGAGGATGGTGTATTGGTGAAAAAGCCCGAGAATTTAAATTTTGAGGAGGCTGCAGCTAGTGTTGATGGCTTTTTAACGGCTCTTCCCTTTCTAAGAGACACCGGAAAAATTAAAAAAGGACAAAGCGTACTTATCAATGGTGCTTCAGGAAGTGTAGGTGCAGCAGCCATACAAGTGGCCAAGTATTATGGTGCAATAGTAACTGGAGTTTGCAGCACTTCTAACCTCGACTTAGTAAAGTCAATTGGAGCTGATGAGGTGATCGATTACACCAAAGTAAATTTCACTAAAAGTGGAAAGAAATACAATATCATCTTCGATGCTGTCGGGAAATTGAGTTTCTCTGATGCTAAAAAAGCCCTCACAAACGAAGGAGTTTTTCTAGAAGCAGGCATTGGACTAGGAATTATACCAAATGTTATTTACTCCTCCATCTTTGGTAAAAAGAAAGCCAAAATTGCTGCAACTGGTTTAAGAAAATCACAAGAAAGACTAAAAGACCTTGAATTACTCAAAGGCTTAATGGAAGAGGAAATCATTATCCCTGTGGTTGATAGAACTTATCCATTAGAAGAAATCTCAAAAGCACATTCTTATGTGGATCTTGGTCATAAAAAGGGGAATGTGGTGATTCGTGTGATTGAGTAATGATTTTGTTCATTCTTTTTTCATAAGAATCATAAGCTCGAAATTCGACTTGTTAAAGAATATCTCATATATTTGACTCCATAAGAAATGACTATTAAAACCTATGGAAGAAAAGCCAAGGCTAGCCAGACTCACCGCCATTCTCACTCAGCTGCAATCGAAAAGAATATTGACAGCACGAGAATTAGCAGAGCGCTATCAGGTTAGTATCCGGACTATTTATAGAGATATTAGAACATTAGAGCAATCTGGAATCCCAATTATTACAGAAGAAGGCAAAGGTTATTCTTTAATGGAAGGATTCAACTTACCTCCAGTGACGTTTACCGAAGCCGAGGCTCAGGCTTTAATCACGGCCGAGCAGCTGATTCTAAAGAATAAGGACCTTTCCTTTACTACACAATACCAGAATGCCGTTTCAAAGATTAAATCCACTCTTAGGCATTCTCAAAAAGAAAAAGTAGAGCTGCTCTCCCAAAGAATCTATTTTAGACAAAATATAGAGAACCTGAAAACCAGTGAATACTTAATGACCATTCAATCGGCCATTGCAGATTCAAAACTCATAGAATTGGATTACCTTTCGCTAGAAAAAAAGCAAAGCAAACGAAGTGTGGAACCTTTTGCTTTATATAGCACACAAGACAATTGGTTATTGATAGCCTTTTGCCGATTGAGAAATGACTTTAGAGCTTTTCGATTGGACCAGATTCAAGCATTACAAGTGTTGCATGAGCAGTTTGAGCCACAGAAAATCACACTTCAAGAATATTTTGAGATTTGTCGTGAAAAATCAATTTCAGATTCAAACGGTTAATAGGTTATGTTTTGTTGTTATACACTATTTTAATATATTCGCCCTGCAATAAATACCATTAAAAAGTATGAAAATCAAATTATCCTTATTCTTAAGCTTCTTTATTATGTATAGCCTTTCGGCACAGGAATATATAGTTAAAGTTCAAAAGGAGGGTTCAAAAAAGTTCAGCTACCTTACCATCAATGGAGAAAGCCAAATTGAAACAGCCTATTTCGATGCTACCGATTTTGGTGAAGAGGGAATAGCAATTGCAAAAATTACTGTCAGTAGCTTCTACCAAATTTACGATAAAAAAGGGGAGATTATAAATTCTGAAGCCATCATAAAACCAATTATTAATGAGTGGTCTAGTATAGCCTCAGGATTTATTGATGGAATGGTTATTACCAAAATTAATGAGAATTATGGAGCTGTTAATTATGAAGGAAAGCTAAGTGTTCCCGGAGTATATACCAAATTAACTGAGTTCAATGGAAACCATGCCATTGGAACAAAAGGCAGGGTTTATTTTGTTGTGAATAATAAAGGGGAAGAAATCAAACTTGATATTCCAAAAATCAGAGCTGCAAAGCATTTTTCGGAGGGTTTAGCTCCTATTAAAATAAAAGGAGCTTATGGTTATATTGACACTTTAGGACAGGTGGTTATCAGACCAAAGTATAAATCAACAGGCCATTTTAATGGTGGCGTTGCTTGGGCAAAAAATCTCGATGGAAGAGTAGGATATATTGACAAATCAGGAAAATGGTTGGTAGAACCCATTTTTATTATTGGTGATGATTACGATCCAGAAAGTGGATATGCTAGAGTAAAATCAACACGTGGTTGGGCTTATATTGATACTGCAAATCAATTTACCAATTTAGGGGTCACAAACGATTATTTTAACTTTTCTGAAGGCTTAGCCATCAATAGAGAAAATGGTAGAATTGGATTTATTGATCATACTGGAGAATGGGTAATCAAACCTTATTTTGCTGTGGCTCATAAATTTACTAATGGTTTTGCCAGAGTACAAGTAAATGGGAAATGGGGTCTTATTGATAAAAAAGGAGAATGGCTGGTTGAACCAAATTATAAAGAAATTGGCAATGCTATTCTCATTAAAGAATAAAACTATTTCGCTCAGCAATAAATACCGATAATTATCATGAAAAGTAAACTGACCTTATTTTTAATCCTATTTACTATTTTCAATAATATATCTGCCCAAGAATATATTGTTACCGTCAAAAAACCTTATTCATCAAGACATTCCTATCTTAAAATTAATAGTGACACTCAAATTGAAGAGGATTATTTTAAATGTTTAGATTTCACAAAAGAAGGTTATGGTATCATATTAAGCAGAGTGAGACGAGGATACCAAATCATAAATACAAACGGTGAGCCAATAGAATTAGAAGTTCCATTAAAGCCCATTGTTAATGGATGGTCGGAGCAAACATCAGGGTTTAGCTGCGGAATGGTCAGGACAGAAAGAAATAATAAATTCGGAGCTCTAAACTATGAAGGGAAATTAACAGTTTCTAGGCTCTATACTAAATTAAGTGAATTCAATGGTAATCATGCCATTGGAATGAAAGGAAGAACTTATTATATAGTTAGTAATAAAGGAGAAGAAACTAAACTTGAATTCAAAAAGACAAGAGAAATCAGACACTTTTCCGAAGGTCTAGCTGCCATAAAGATAGGAAGTGCATTTGGTTTTATCGACACGCTAGGTCAGATGATTATAGAACCTATTTACTATTCAGTAGGTCATTTTAATGGTGGTATAGCATGGGCAAAAAACCAAAATGGCAAAATAGGATATATTAATAAACTAGGAGAATGGATTTTAGAACCCGTATTTCTCATGGGCGAAGATTATGATAAAGTGAGTGGTCTTGCTAGAGTAAAAACAAGCCAAGGTTGGGGTTATATTGGCCCCAATAATGAATTTGAAACATTAGGGGTTACTATTGATTTTTTTAGCTTTTATGAAGGCTTAGCTATTAATCGAGAGCATGGTAAAGTTGGATTTATCGACAATACAGGTACTTGGGTCATAGAACCCAAATACGAAGTGGCCCATAGATTTAAAAATGGCTTTGCTAGAGTTAGAATAAAAGATAAATGGGGTATTATTGATAAAAATGGTGATTGGTTTGTAGAGCCAAAATATGACCAAATTGGTGATGTTGTTATCATCAAAAAATAAAACTCTTTTTTTAAATTATCAATGGTATGACATACCCTTGTCATAAGACCTGCTTACATTTGCAGCCTCACAAATAAAAATATAATGATGGAGCATACAAAATTAGAAGCATTTATGGTGATTGGCATTTCCACTCGTACCACCAATGAAAATCATCAAGCAGCAACAGATATTGGAGCCTTATGGAATAAATTCATGAGCGAAGGCATCCTCCAAAAAATCCCTAATAAAATAGACGATGCCATCTATTCTATCTATACTGAATATGAGGGTGATTATACCAAACCTTATACTACCATTTTGGGTTGTAAGGTACAAAATACCGAAACAATTCCTGAGGGGATGGTCGCCCTAAACATTCAAGCTTCGGATTATGAGAAAATCACTGCCAAAGGAGATCTACAGGAAGGCATAGTATACAAGAAATGGTTAGAAATATGGAATATGGATTTAGACAGAGCCTATCAGGCAGATTTTGAGATTTATGATGCTAAAGCACAAAACCCAGAAGATGCTGAAGTTTGTATTTATGTTGGGGTGAAGGAAGAATACTATCATCATAAACTCACTTTAAAAGACTACAGAGATAGAGCTGGCTGATTTACACAAACAACCAGCTCTATTATTTAGCTTCTGTGATAAACTATATCATTTCAAGAATATTGGTATATTTACAATGATGAAAAACAAAAGACTAAAACTAATTATTTTTATTTGTGTATCTATTTTGCTCATCCCATTAATAGCCATGCAGTTTACAGAAGAAGTAAATTGGTCCATAGGTGATTTTATCGTTGCTGGAGTACTTTTACTAGGAACTGGCTTATTGTTTGAACTTAT contains:
- a CDS encoding tetratricopeptide repeat protein translates to MTIAVLPFANMSSSKENEYFSDGITEEIINALAKIPNLKVTSRTSSFFFKNKSINIKDIAKTLGVSTILEGSIRLSNDTVRITAQLIQAEEDFHFWSETWDRKLDNIFEIQDEISLIIADKLREEFGHLEIQEHLVDKQTENIKTYEYSLKANYLRNKWNPEDVKKAILLYKKALELDPKHSESHLGLADCYSFLGTTGFLPFPEAWEKTHQYTQQALNLNPNLSGVHYQLANQAFFIECDYNKSLQEMKKAIKINPNNAEAQQFMSFLYIIAGERTKSKKHLDIAKALNPLSEETQFFNAYYHYMIGDFEKAAVLLDKCIKANDKNIPAYSVKALCLLKLGLYDEVINYYDQVPSEVIVLGEKTGAIALAYALKNEEGKTQEYQHLLEEQAKGINGFTADSFLFMLYVVLGNLNKAFDWIDDAIKNKSSLLLLRFADPLLVAHKDDPRYLAYKNIIFKVENSPRAGSAKRALLDPDTSERYRELVNDYIKEHQPYLDSSLSLRSFAKQIKIHPNQLSWLLNENFGKNFNEYINHYRIETFKSLAKNPQNSNITIMGLAYDSGFNSKTVFNTYFKKETGLTPKQFINQ
- a CDS encoding NAD(P)-dependent alcohol dehydrogenase — protein: MKAIEYNKYGAPEVLQMIEVEKPSPKANEVLVKIHATTVTATECNFRTGKPYMTRLFTGFSKPKLKRLGEEFSGEIIEIGNAVSQFKVGDLVFGTAGPEFGANAEYLCILEDGVLVKKPENLNFEEAAASVDGFLTALPFLRDTGKIKKGQSVLINGASGSVGAAAIQVAKYYGAIVTGVCSTSNLDLVKSIGADEVIDYTKVNFTKSGKKYNIIFDAVGKLSFSDAKKALTNEGVFLEAGIGLGIIPNVIYSSIFGKKKAKIAATGLRKSQERLKDLELLKGLMEEEIIIPVVDRTYPLEEISKAHSYVDLGHKKGNVVIRVIE
- a CDS encoding YafY family protein, which gives rise to MEEKPRLARLTAILTQLQSKRILTARELAERYQVSIRTIYRDIRTLEQSGIPIITEEGKGYSLMEGFNLPPVTFTEAEAQALITAEQLILKNKDLSFTTQYQNAVSKIKSTLRHSQKEKVELLSQRIYFRQNIENLKTSEYLMTIQSAIADSKLIELDYLSLEKKQSKRSVEPFALYSTQDNWLLIAFCRLRNDFRAFRLDQIQALQVLHEQFEPQKITLQEYFEICREKSISDSNG
- a CDS encoding WG repeat-containing protein, with the translated sequence MKIKLSLFLSFFIMYSLSAQEYIVKVQKEGSKKFSYLTINGESQIETAYFDATDFGEEGIAIAKITVSSFYQIYDKKGEIINSEAIIKPIINEWSSIASGFIDGMVITKINENYGAVNYEGKLSVPGVYTKLTEFNGNHAIGTKGRVYFVVNNKGEEIKLDIPKIRAAKHFSEGLAPIKIKGAYGYIDTLGQVVIRPKYKSTGHFNGGVAWAKNLDGRVGYIDKSGKWLVEPIFIIGDDYDPESGYARVKSTRGWAYIDTANQFTNLGVTNDYFNFSEGLAINRENGRIGFIDHTGEWVIKPYFAVAHKFTNGFARVQVNGKWGLIDKKGEWLVEPNYKEIGNAILIKE
- a CDS encoding WG repeat-containing protein, whose amino-acid sequence is MKSKLTLFLILFTIFNNISAQEYIVTVKKPYSSRHSYLKINSDTQIEEDYFKCLDFTKEGYGIILSRVRRGYQIINTNGEPIELEVPLKPIVNGWSEQTSGFSCGMVRTERNNKFGALNYEGKLTVSRLYTKLSEFNGNHAIGMKGRTYYIVSNKGEETKLEFKKTREIRHFSEGLAAIKIGSAFGFIDTLGQMIIEPIYYSVGHFNGGIAWAKNQNGKIGYINKLGEWILEPVFLMGEDYDKVSGLARVKTSQGWGYIGPNNEFETLGVTIDFFSFYEGLAINREHGKVGFIDNTGTWVIEPKYEVAHRFKNGFARVRIKDKWGIIDKNGDWFVEPKYDQIGDVVIIKK
- a CDS encoding GyrI-like domain-containing protein, with protein sequence MEHTKLEAFMVIGISTRTTNENHQAATDIGALWNKFMSEGILQKIPNKIDDAIYSIYTEYEGDYTKPYTTILGCKVQNTETIPEGMVALNIQASDYEKITAKGDLQEGIVYKKWLEIWNMDLDRAYQADFEIYDAKAQNPEDAEVCIYVGVKEEYYHHKLTLKDYRDRAG